One Yoonia sp. BS5-3 genomic window carries:
- a CDS encoding PepSY domain-containing protein yields MTMTNTDAQPTGGVNKIYFAAWRWHFYAGLFVIPFLTVLALTGMMMLWLAWIDGRDGEKTPVTVQGSAMSVSAQSQAAVAAIPDGVLKQYVAPRSDDLAALFRVDAGGDAIMVAVDPYTAQVIETYPRQSGWYDFFDQIHGSLMLGVVGDRLLETAASLGLLLVATGLYLWWPRGGGWRKAFIPSFGKGRALWKSLHGVIGMWVSVILIFFLISGLAWAGIWGGKMVQAWSQFPAEKWSDVPLSDSTHASMNHDRREVPWALEQTPLPASGSDAGITGTAGAVTLDRVDQLARAIGFDGRYQLNLPNGEMGVWTLSRDSMSTDSTSPTTDRTVHVDQYTGNILADVRFADYSLAGKAMAVGIALHMGTLGLWSVLANTVFCLSVLFLCLSAVVLWWRRRPAKAGRLAAPPMPKELPLWQGAVFVGLAVSMAFPMAGLAVLTVLSFDLLILSNLPGLRRRLT; encoded by the coding sequence ATGACAATGACGAATACCGATGCGCAGCCAACAGGCGGCGTGAATAAAATCTATTTTGCCGCCTGGCGCTGGCATTTCTACGCGGGGCTTTTTGTGATCCCCTTCCTGACCGTTCTTGCACTGACAGGGATGATGATGCTCTGGCTTGCCTGGATTGACGGGCGCGATGGCGAAAAAACACCCGTGACGGTGCAGGGCAGCGCCATGTCCGTCTCAGCGCAGTCGCAGGCAGCGGTGGCGGCCATCCCGGACGGCGTTTTGAAACAATATGTAGCACCGCGCAGTGATGATCTGGCGGCCCTGTTCCGGGTGGATGCAGGGGGTGACGCGATCATGGTCGCGGTCGATCCTTACACGGCGCAAGTTATCGAAACCTATCCGCGCCAAAGCGGCTGGTATGATTTCTTTGATCAGATCCATGGCAGCTTGATGCTGGGCGTCGTAGGGGACCGGTTACTTGAAACGGCGGCTTCGCTGGGCTTGCTGCTGGTCGCAACCGGGCTTTACCTGTGGTGGCCACGTGGTGGCGGCTGGCGCAAGGCGTTCATCCCCAGCTTTGGCAAAGGGCGGGCTTTGTGGAAATCGCTGCACGGTGTGATCGGGATGTGGGTTTCTGTCATCTTGATCTTCTTTTTGATCTCGGGCCTGGCTTGGGCCGGTATCTGGGGCGGCAAAATGGTCCAAGCCTGGAGCCAATTTCCCGCTGAAAAATGGTCTGATGTGCCGCTCTCGGACAGCACCCATGCCAGCATGAACCATGACCGGCGCGAAGTGCCCTGGGCGCTTGAACAAACGCCCCTGCCCGCCTCAGGCAGTGATGCGGGGATCACTGGGACCGCAGGCGCAGTTACATTGGACCGCGTAGATCAGCTGGCCCGCGCGATCGGGTTCGACGGGCGCTATCAGCTGAACCTACCCAATGGTGAGATGGGCGTCTGGACGCTCAGCCGGGATTCGATGAGCACAGACAGCACCTCGCCCACCACAGACCGCACCGTACATGTCGACCAGTACACCGGCAACATCCTGGCTGATGTGCGCTTTGCCGATTATTCGCTCGCGGGCAAGGCCATGGCCGTTGGGATCGCGCTGCATATGGGCACACTCGGGCTATGGAGTGTTCTGGCCAATACGGTCTTTTGCCTGTCTGTTCTGTTTCTCTGCCTTAGTGCGGTCGTATTATGGTGGAGACGGCGGCCTGCAAAAGCGGGGCGTCTGGCCGCGCCGCCGATGCCGAAAGAACTGCCGCTTTGGCAAGGCGCCGTATTTGTCGGGTTGGCCGTATCCATGGCCTTTCCGATGGCGGGGCTGGCCGTTCTGACCGTGCTGAGTTTCGATCTGTTGATCCTGTCGAACCTGCCCGGCCTGCGGCGGCGTTTGACCTGA
- a CDS encoding TrgA family protein: MPTAGRLAGAVIFALFGWYIAGISTPFFPEERPPQYIIPMCFFVGIFVGWKVCGPRTGQGYYNAISNGLTTTAAFSFCVLGIIAFNAMIVSALRNRYDGPMEAIVGMFELMLEQGFAFFDIPFLTTLIGGGILCAMIAEFFGKNYS; this comes from the coding sequence ATGCCAACAGCTGGACGGCTTGCCGGGGCGGTCATTTTTGCCCTGTTCGGATGGTATATTGCGGGCATTTCCACCCCCTTCTTTCCAGAGGAACGCCCGCCGCAATATATCATTCCGATGTGTTTTTTCGTAGGCATTTTCGTTGGTTGGAAAGTATGCGGGCCGCGCACCGGGCAGGGATATTACAACGCGATCAGTAACGGCCTAACAACAACCGCCGCTTTTTCGTTTTGCGTGCTCGGAATTATCGCGTTTAACGCCATGATCGTGAGCGCGCTGCGTAACCGTTATGATGGCCCGATGGAGGCGATTGTCGGGATGTTTGAGCTTATGCTTGAGCAAGGCTTTGCATTTTTTGATATCCCGTTCCTGACCACATTGATTGGTGGCGGGATCCTTTGCGCCATGATCGCAGAGTTCTTCGGTAAGAATTACTCTTAA
- a CDS encoding M35 family metallo-endopeptidase, translating to MRLALVLCGMFTGSAASAQQAFECNKADQLVAVEALEQAKVLTLSAAAAVGDTPEYARWFGTYSERNAEQVRATLKAVVTAMRSGAVTLHCNTNREDGCNEGEYAWVYPHRPLEVQLCPPFFELPPLTALQPSERRSNYGTREGTMVHEISHFLRVADTWDHCYSRRECREMATDSPNLAVENADSFQYYTEDVTYYARQPLTDKPSAARQD from the coding sequence ATGCGCTTGGCCTTGGTTCTTTGTGGAATGTTTACGGGCAGTGCGGCCTCAGCGCAGCAGGCATTTGAGTGCAACAAGGCCGATCAGCTGGTTGCTGTTGAGGCGCTTGAACAAGCCAAAGTGCTGACATTGAGTGCCGCAGCAGCTGTCGGCGATACCCCCGAATATGCGCGCTGGTTTGGCACCTATTCTGAGCGGAACGCAGAACAGGTGCGCGCGACGCTTAAGGCTGTGGTCACTGCCATGCGCAGCGGTGCAGTCACGCTGCATTGCAACACAAACCGCGAGGATGGTTGCAACGAGGGTGAATATGCCTGGGTCTATCCGCATCGCCCCCTAGAGGTGCAGCTTTGCCCGCCATTTTTCGAACTGCCCCCTTTGACCGCCTTGCAGCCTAGTGAACGCCGCAGCAATTACGGCACCCGCGAGGGCACCATGGTTCATGAGATTTCGCATTTTCTGCGTGTGGCTGATACGTGGGATCATTGCTATTCCCGCCGTGAATGCCGCGAGATGGCCACGGACAGCCCCAATCTTGCAGTCGAAAATGCCGATAGTTTTCAGTACTATACGGAAGACGTGACATATTATGCCCGTCAACCGCTGACCGATAAACCGTCAGCGGCGCGGCAGGATTAA
- a CDS encoding alanyl-tRNA editing protein: MTELLFRDDPYLRQSVATVTEVTAEGGIVLDRSLFYPTSGGQPGDAGHLSWDGGQIDIATTVKTDGIANLLLPAEPVALPSVGQEVTQKLNWDRRYRHMRMHTALHLLSVVIPLPVSGGAIAPDKSRLDFDMPEAPEDKQALEDDLNRLIACDMDVTAEWITDAALDAQPDLVKTMSVQPPRGTGQIRLIRIGVGAETADLQPCGGTHVANTSEIGTVRLGKIQKKGRQNRRVYLHLE; the protein is encoded by the coding sequence ATGACAGAGCTTTTATTTCGTGACGATCCCTACTTACGCCAGTCCGTAGCAACCGTAACCGAGGTGACCGCAGAAGGGGGGATCGTGCTGGATCGCAGCCTGTTTTACCCGACATCCGGCGGTCAGCCTGGCGATGCAGGTCACCTGTCTTGGGACGGCGGCCAGATCGATATCGCCACCACGGTCAAAACGGATGGCATCGCAAATCTGCTTTTGCCTGCTGAACCTGTTGCGTTGCCCAGCGTCGGCCAAGAGGTTACCCAAAAGCTGAACTGGGATCGCCGCTATCGTCATATGCGGATGCACACCGCTTTGCATCTTTTGTCTGTTGTTATCCCGCTTCCGGTCTCCGGCGGCGCGATTGCGCCTGACAAAAGCCGTTTGGATTTTGATATGCCCGAAGCACCAGAGGACAAACAGGCGCTTGAGGATGATCTGAACCGTCTGATCGCCTGCGATATGGATGTGACAGCCGAATGGATCACGGATGCGGCGTTAGATGCCCAACCTGATCTGGTGAAAACCATGTCGGTCCAGCCCCCGCGCGGGACAGGGCAGATCCGCCTGATCCGGATTGGCGTTGGCGCCGAGACCGCTGATCTGCAACCTTGTGGCGGCACCCATGTCGCCAATACGTCTGAGATTGGTACCGTTCGTTTGGGTAAGATCCAAAAGAAGGGCCGCCAGAACAGGCGTGTCTATCTGCATTTGGAGTAA
- a CDS encoding DUF3772 domain-containing protein, translated as MIIRRIAAGLLALLLCVLPIWAIAQEVSDDAASNAAATSDEDTDADWERLATRAELMVIRDDVSEFALTRIRAELVEWRDEFLLRSDTNAGRIATVDAQLEALGAAPEDGEEADAITARRTALTTQRQALAAPGLLAQEAYARADGLISEFDALVLQRQAAALTERGPSPLNLTHLGDAGTAVWSTFSEIGSETAGLLDQHIGSGQFMSVLPRTILFFLIATLCLGLGRRWITSWRMQILERELRFAPFWQLLVSLAQLLIPTIGLVALSEGLTTLDVFGLRGTNVIETVPEAGFVVIFAWWLSRLIFPVGSRAGYLGYSADIRTSGRRYALALGWALAAHLLFTALFQTADITTGARAALEWPIMVIMGVLLWRFGRVVGTKPEPLETGTVSEGRMRRMVGRFCTAVSIVGPVVAALGYGAAGLALLIPAIYSLGLAGVVWLAQRIATDISTPAIGDDDAKGLRALLPVLLSLIIYVASLPVFALIWGARVDDLLELWSRFREGFSWGETQISPTDFLTFALVFAFGYLLTRFIQATLRKSILPRTRLDLGGQNAVVAGCGYIGIILAAIVAITSAGIDLSNLAIVAGALSVGIGFGLQNIVSNFVSGIILLIERPVSEGDWIEVGGQMGYVRSISVRSTRIETFDRTDVIVPNADLVSGQVTNWTRGNLVGRVIVPVGVAYGSDVDEVKKILTRIAEAHPLVVMTPPPAVLFMAFGADSLDFEIRAILRDVNYVLTTKSELNYEICKAFDEAGIEIPFAQRDIWLRNPEALQRSDT; from the coding sequence ATGATCATCCGGCGCATTGCCGCAGGGCTATTGGCCCTCTTGCTCTGCGTTCTGCCGATTTGGGCCATCGCCCAAGAGGTATCTGACGACGCGGCCAGCAATGCGGCAGCGACCAGTGATGAAGACACTGATGCTGATTGGGAACGGCTTGCCACCCGTGCTGAGCTGATGGTGATCCGCGATGATGTCTCGGAATTTGCGCTGACGCGTATCCGGGCCGAGCTTGTCGAATGGCGTGACGAATTTCTGCTGCGTTCGGATACGAATGCCGGCCGTATCGCAACCGTTGATGCGCAGCTTGAGGCCTTGGGTGCGGCCCCCGAAGATGGGGAGGAGGCGGACGCGATCACTGCGCGCCGCACTGCACTTACGACCCAGCGGCAGGCCCTGGCGGCCCCTGGGTTGCTCGCGCAAGAGGCCTATGCCCGCGCGGATGGATTGATCAGCGAATTTGATGCGCTTGTGCTGCAACGCCAAGCTGCTGCCCTGACCGAACGCGGCCCATCCCCGTTGAACCTGACCCATTTGGGTGATGCCGGCACGGCGGTCTGGTCGACCTTCAGCGAAATTGGTTCAGAGACCGCTGGATTGCTTGATCAACATATCGGGTCAGGCCAATTCATGTCGGTCCTGCCGCGTACGATCCTGTTTTTCCTGATTGCCACACTTTGCCTTGGGCTGGGACGCCGATGGATTACGTCCTGGCGGATGCAAATCCTTGAGCGAGAGCTGCGCTTTGCCCCGTTTTGGCAATTGCTGGTGTCGCTCGCGCAGCTGTTGATTCCGACAATCGGATTGGTCGCCTTGTCCGAAGGGCTGACAACGCTGGATGTCTTTGGCCTGCGCGGAACGAATGTGATTGAAACTGTGCCAGAGGCTGGTTTCGTCGTGATCTTTGCCTGGTGGCTAAGCCGGTTGATTTTCCCGGTAGGCAGCCGTGCAGGCTATCTGGGCTATAGTGCTGATATTCGCACGTCAGGCCGCCGTTATGCTTTGGCGCTGGGGTGGGCCTTGGCGGCGCATCTTTTGTTCACGGCGCTTTTTCAGACGGCAGATATCACGACGGGCGCCCGCGCCGCTTTGGAATGGCCGATTATGGTCATCATGGGTGTCTTGCTATGGCGTTTTGGCCGTGTCGTTGGCACAAAGCCCGAACCGCTTGAGACCGGCACCGTGTCCGAGGGCCGAATGCGCCGGATGGTGGGCCGGTTTTGTACTGCTGTTTCAATTGTTGGCCCCGTCGTCGCGGCCTTGGGGTATGGCGCTGCTGGCTTGGCCTTATTGATACCGGCGATCTACTCGCTGGGACTGGCTGGGGTTGTCTGGCTCGCCCAACGGATTGCGACCGACATAAGCACACCAGCAATTGGCGATGACGATGCAAAAGGCCTGCGCGCGTTGCTACCGGTGCTGCTGAGCCTGATCATATATGTCGCCAGCCTGCCTGTTTTTGCATTGATTTGGGGCGCCCGCGTTGATGACCTACTTGAGCTATGGTCCCGTTTCCGCGAAGGGTTTTCATGGGGCGAGACTCAGATTTCGCCAACAGATTTTCTGACCTTCGCGCTTGTGTTTGCATTTGGATATCTACTGACACGATTTATCCAAGCTACTTTGCGCAAATCGATTTTGCCGCGCACACGCCTTGATCTTGGTGGCCAAAATGCGGTTGTCGCCGGTTGCGGATATATCGGGATTATCCTGGCGGCGATTGTCGCGATTACCAGCGCGGGCATTGATCTTTCGAACCTCGCGATTGTCGCGGGTGCCCTGTCTGTGGGCATTGGTTTTGGGCTGCAAAATATCGTCTCAAACTTTGTCTCGGGGATCATCTTGTTGATTGAGCGTCCGGTCAGCGAAGGTGACTGGATCGAAGTGGGCGGGCAGATGGGTTATGTCCGGTCGATCTCGGTGCGTTCAACCCGGATTGAGACGTTTGACCGGACCGATGTTATTGTTCCCAATGCCGATCTGGTAAGCGGGCAGGTCACCAACTGGACCCGCGGTAATCTGGTCGGCCGCGTCATTGTCCCTGTTGGTGTCGCCTATGGATCGGACGTTGATGAGGTCAAAAAGATCCTGACCCGCATCGCTGAGGCCCATCCTTTGGTCGTGATGACCCCGCCACCTGCGGTGCTGTTCATGGCTTTTGGTGCGGATTCGCTTGATTTTGAAATTCGCGCCATCCTGCGCGATGTGAACTATGTGCTGACCACGAAATCGGAACTGAATTACGAGATCTGCAAAGCCTTTGACGAGGCTGGTATCGAAATTCCGTTTGCCCAGCGTGATATCTGGTTGCGGAATCCTGAAGCTCTGCAAAGATCGGACACATGA
- a CDS encoding gamma-glutamylcyclotransferase produces MLDLFVYGTLQSPALMQAVAGGAIPKPIAATLPEYSLRTLRDYVVPCLVSDPSGCVEGVVFRGLTPDQIARLDLYEGAWGYTLAPTRVDAATPLRDVYVYLPPAQGVAPDGPWSFADWQSEHEKPAVDTAIELFSHDPLPDPELLRQTWHMMESRAWAKHRAVAAPQTRRYAPDPGDVAIHKLRPPVGNFFRMQSMNVSHSTFQGTRTDPLRREVFVGVDAVILLPYDPVRDKVLLVEQVRMGPVIRRDPNPWMLEAVAGMVDARETPEAAGCREATEEAGVTLQHLEPAGSYYPSPGGTTDYFYTYVGLCDLPMTETYLGGLSDEDEDLRLHPMGFDEAMALTTSGEIATGPLFHLLYWLAWHRDRLGQFL; encoded by the coding sequence ATGCTGGACCTTTTCGTTTACGGCACGCTGCAATCCCCCGCGTTGATGCAAGCCGTCGCGGGCGGCGCGATCCCAAAGCCGATCGCCGCGACGTTACCGGAATACAGCCTTCGCACACTTCGGGACTATGTGGTGCCTTGTTTGGTGTCCGATCCGTCCGGCTGCGTTGAAGGCGTCGTTTTTCGCGGCCTGACACCAGATCAGATTGCACGCCTTGATCTTTATGAGGGGGCTTGGGGATACACCTTGGCCCCGACGCGGGTGGATGCAGCCACGCCTTTGCGGGATGTATACGTGTATCTGCCGCCCGCCCAGGGGGTGGCGCCCGACGGCCCATGGTCTTTTGCTGATTGGCAAAGCGAACATGAAAAGCCAGCAGTCGACACAGCGATTGAGCTGTTTTCCCACGATCCGCTGCCTGATCCAGAGCTGCTTCGTCAAACCTGGCATATGATGGAATCGCGCGCCTGGGCCAAGCATCGCGCCGTTGCGGCCCCGCAAACCCGCCGTTACGCGCCCGATCCGGGTGATGTTGCGATCCACAAGCTGCGCCCGCCTGTGGGCAATTTCTTTCGTATGCAAAGCATGAATGTCAGCCACAGCACCTTTCAGGGCACAAGGACGGACCCCTTGCGCCGCGAGGTCTTTGTCGGTGTCGATGCCGTGATTTTGCTGCCTTATGATCCTGTGCGCGACAAGGTGCTACTGGTTGAGCAGGTCCGCATGGGTCCTGTTATACGCCGCGATCCAAACCCATGGATGCTTGAGGCGGTCGCCGGCATGGTTGATGCCCGCGAAACGCCCGAGGCGGCTGGCTGCCGCGAAGCGACAGAAGAGGCGGGCGTAACCCTGCAGCATTTGGAACCTGCCGGATCCTATTACCCTTCACCCGGCGGTACCACGGATTACTTTTACACCTATGTCGGTCTGTGCGATTTGCCGATGACCGAGACCTATTTAGGCGGGCTGTCTGACGAAGATGAGGACCTGCGCCTACATCCGATGGGGTTTGATGAGGCCATGGCCCTCACAACGAGCGGCGAGATTGCGACTGGCCCGTTGTTTCATTTGCTTTATTGGTTGGCGTGGCATCGTGATCGGCTGGGTCAATTCCTTTGA
- a CDS encoding cyclopropane-fatty-acyl-phospholipid synthase family protein: MILTSTDGQAGLPRYFAQVFDQIKDLKKGQIDIFLPDGRHFRAKGPAPGHIAEVHVHNDDLFARTIRDGDVGFAEAYMDGWWSTPDLMGVMYLIHDDADHIYDGFPAQRLVRLYERFRFWMQRNSKTQARKNISYHYDLGNKFYGLWLDDTMTYSSAIFETGQESTEAAQAAKYASMIDQMGAKRGDHVLEIGCGWGGFAEYAAKERGIKVTGLTISQQQHDYAIARMAKAGLSDMVDIKMQDYRDETGTYDGIASIEMFEAVGEKYWPTYFETVRNCLKPGKNATLQIITVKEDRWHTYRRGVDFIQKYIFPGGMLPSPNVLRQEVEKAGLNVSRSIEFAESYALTLRRWYETFNEKWDQVAPLGFDERFKRMWDFYLTSCAATFDSRNCDVTQITVTRTA, translated from the coding sequence ATGATTTTGACCAGTACTGACGGCCAAGCCGGGCTGCCGCGATACTTCGCCCAGGTTTTTGACCAGATCAAAGATCTTAAGAAAGGTCAGATCGATATCTTTTTGCCAGATGGCCGCCACTTTCGCGCGAAAGGCCCTGCGCCCGGTCATATCGCTGAGGTCCATGTTCACAATGATGATCTATTTGCCCGGACTATCCGCGACGGCGATGTCGGCTTTGCCGAGGCCTATATGGATGGCTGGTGGAGCACGCCTGATCTGATGGGCGTGATGTATCTGATCCATGATGATGCCGACCATATCTATGACGGCTTCCCGGCCCAGCGTCTGGTCCGCCTGTATGAACGGTTCCGTTTCTGGATGCAGCGTAATTCAAAGACCCAAGCTCGCAAGAACATCAGCTATCATTATGATCTGGGCAACAAGTTCTATGGGCTGTGGTTGGATGATACGATGACCTATTCCTCGGCCATCTTTGAAACTGGTCAGGAAAGCACCGAGGCGGCGCAAGCTGCCAAATATGCCAGCATGATCGATCAGATGGGCGCCAAGCGCGGGGACCATGTTCTTGAAATTGGCTGCGGCTGGGGCGGCTTTGCCGAATATGCCGCCAAAGAGCGCGGCATCAAAGTGACCGGTTTGACCATCAGCCAGCAGCAACATGATTATGCTATTGCCCGGATGGCCAAGGCTGGCCTTTCCGACATGGTCGATATCAAGATGCAGGATTACCGCGATGAGACTGGCACATATGACGGTATAGCCAGCATCGAGATGTTCGAAGCCGTAGGTGAGAAATATTGGCCAACCTATTTTGAAACGGTGCGCAATTGTCTGAAACCGGGCAAGAACGCAACACTTCAGATCATCACCGTAAAGGAAGATCGCTGGCATACATACCGGCGCGGTGTGGATTTTATCCAGAAATATATCTTCCCGGGCGGCATGCTACCCAGCCCGAATGTCCTGCGCCAAGAAGTTGAAAAGGCTGGATTAAATGTATCTCGATCAATCGAGTTTGCCGAAAGCTATGCGCTGACACTGCGCCGCTGGTACGAGACCTTTAACGAAAAGTGGGATCAGGTGGCCCCGCTGGGCTTTGACGAACGCTTTAAGCGGATGTGGGATTTTTATCTGACCTCTTGTGCGGCGACCTTTGATAGCCGAAACTGCGACGTGACGCAGATTACGGTAACGCGGACCGCCTAG
- a CDS encoding FMN-binding negative transcriptional regulator, translated as MLKQPLFSETRIDVMHALMVAHPFATLVSAATGGLSADHVPLVLHVGEGECGVLRGHLAANNALFRQTDGPIEVLSVFQGPQTYVTPSWYASKQEHGKVVPTWNYVVVHARGTLNFTQDTAWLMQHLSDLTAQHESHRAAPWAVTDAPDDFIARQLRHLVGFEISVTDLQGTWKVSQNKALQDWTGVRDGLSAAGDPEAEAISKLVEERARSKAP; from the coding sequence ATGCTGAAACAGCCCCTCTTTTCCGAAACCCGCATCGATGTGATGCACGCGCTTATGGTCGCGCATCCCTTTGCCACGCTGGTCTCTGCCGCAACGGGCGGTCTGTCTGCGGACCATGTGCCGCTTGTTCTTCATGTGGGCGAAGGCGAATGCGGGGTGCTGCGGGGGCATCTGGCGGCCAATAATGCGCTTTTCCGGCAAACGGACGGCCCCATTGAGGTGCTCAGCGTTTTCCAAGGGCCGCAAACCTATGTGACGCCATCATGGTACGCCTCCAAACAAGAGCATGGCAAAGTGGTACCGACCTGGAACTATGTGGTTGTCCATGCGCGTGGTACGCTGAATTTCACGCAAGACACAGCCTGGCTGATGCAGCACCTCAGTGATTTGACCGCGCAGCATGAAAGCCACCGCGCGGCGCCATGGGCCGTGACGGACGCCCCTGATGATTTCATCGCGCGGCAGCTGCGGCATCTTGTCGGCTTTGAAATCAGCGTGACTGACCTGCAAGGCACGTGGAAGGTCAGCCAGAACAAGGCGCTGCAAGACTGGACCGGCGTGCGTGACGGGCTAAGCGCAGCGGGCGATCCGGAGGCCGAGGCGATCAGCAAACTGGTTGAAGAACGGGCACGCAGCAAGGCACCGTAA
- a CDS encoding cysteine synthase A, translating into MTIRSDLADAVGNTPLIKLRAASEATGCTILGKAEFLNPGQSVKDRAALFMIRDAIARGDLKPGGTIVEGTAGNTGIGLALVGASMGFKTVIVIPETQSQEKKDMLRVAGAVLVEVPAVPYANPNNYVKYSARLAEKLNETEPNGAVWANQFDNTANRQAHVETTAPELWAQTDGKLDGFTCACGSGGTLAGVAEVLQPKGVKVGLSDPDGSGLFKLFTDQTPEPGNSITEGIGQGRITANLEGFTPDFAYKISDAEALPIVFDLLAEEGLCMGGSTGINIAGAIRLARDMGPGHTIATILCDYGTRYQSKLYNPAFLRDKGLPVPPWLETTVDVPTVFEDA; encoded by the coding sequence ATGACGATCCGATCTGATCTTGCCGATGCTGTTGGAAATACACCGCTGATCAAGCTGCGTGCAGCGTCAGAGGCGACGGGCTGCACCATCCTGGGCAAGGCAGAGTTTTTGAACCCCGGCCAATCCGTCAAGGATCGCGCGGCGCTGTTCATGATCCGCGATGCGATTGCGCGCGGCGATCTGAAACCAGGCGGCACGATTGTTGAAGGCACGGCAGGCAATACAGGCATCGGTCTTGCGCTCGTAGGCGCCTCAATGGGCTTCAAAACCGTTATCGTCATTCCTGAAACCCAAAGTCAGGAAAAAAAGGATATGCTGCGTGTGGCCGGTGCTGTTCTGGTGGAGGTCCCTGCGGTCCCTTATGCCAACCCGAATAACTATGTGAAATATTCCGCCCGTTTGGCCGAAAAGCTGAATGAGACCGAACCGAACGGTGCTGTTTGGGCCAATCAGTTTGACAATACGGCCAACCGCCAAGCCCATGTTGAAACCACCGCCCCAGAGCTTTGGGCGCAGACAGATGGCAAACTGGACGGCTTTACCTGCGCTTGCGGATCGGGCGGCACGCTTGCTGGTGTGGCCGAGGTATTGCAGCCAAAGGGCGTTAAGGTGGGCCTAAGCGATCCGGATGGATCGGGGCTTTTCAAGCTGTTCACAGACCAGACCCCAGAGCCTGGCAATTCGATCACCGAAGGCATCGGGCAGGGGCGTATTACGGCCAACCTTGAAGGCTTTACCCCTGATTTTGCGTATAAAATCTCCGATGCCGAGGCCTTGCCAATTGTCTTTGATCTTTTGGCGGAAGAAGGGCTTTGCATGGGCGGGTCAACCGGAATTAACATTGCCGGTGCAATTCGCCTTGCCCGCGACATGGGCCCTGGCCACACGATTGCAACCATCCTGTGCGATTACGGTACGCGTTATCAGTCCAAGCTTTATAACCCGGCCTTCCTGCGCGACAAAGGCTTGCCGGTACCGCCTTGGCTTGAGACGACAGTCGATGTGCCAACTGTTTTTGAGGACGCATGA